In one Pseudomonas sp. R84 genomic region, the following are encoded:
- a CDS encoding hydrogenase maturation protein, with product MRPLNIILLSSAFNGLTQRAWLELREAGHSPSVVLFTDEQVVCEQIEHSGADLVICPFLKDRVPEALWSNTQRPVVIIHPGIVGDRGASALDWAITNELPSWGVTALQAVEEMDAGPVWATCEFNLPAGLRKSELYNGRVSDAAIRCIREVVEKFIEGFAPVALDYADARVRGRLQPNMKQVDRSFSWHDCARFIKRCIDAADGQPGVLASLAGGQYYVYDAHLDSRSGMPGEILAVHDDAVLVAAGDQSLWLGSLRRKPQPGEETFKQPARHLLAEQLADVPVLDWSIATQPFSDEAYQPLRYRESGNVGELTFEFYNGAMSTEQCQRMVAALRWAKSRDTQVLLIKGGRGSFSNGVHLNVIQAAQDPGAEAWANIQAIDDVCAELLTARQLVVSGVTGNAGAGGVMLALAADIVFARTDIVLNPHYKSMGLYGSEYWTYSLPRAVGPAMAEQLTQACLPVSAVQAWQLGMVQEIGPRCPDEFSLWLLQRANGAVSDPTYAAVRERKARFDQVLIQQCRETELQEMQEDMLYNRNQFAEKCRNFVYKRKVCGTPARLIEEWARVRLTELAS from the coding sequence ATGCGACCACTCAACATCATTCTGCTGTCGTCAGCGTTCAATGGCCTGACCCAACGCGCCTGGCTGGAACTGCGTGAGGCCGGGCACTCGCCGAGCGTCGTGTTGTTTACCGATGAACAAGTGGTGTGCGAGCAGATCGAACACAGCGGCGCCGATCTGGTGATCTGCCCGTTCCTCAAGGACCGTGTGCCCGAAGCACTGTGGAGCAATACCCAGCGTCCGGTGGTGATCATTCATCCCGGCATCGTCGGCGATCGCGGCGCCAGCGCCCTCGATTGGGCGATTACCAATGAGTTGCCGAGTTGGGGCGTTACCGCGTTGCAGGCCGTTGAGGAGATGGACGCCGGCCCGGTGTGGGCCACCTGCGAATTCAACCTGCCGGCGGGCCTGCGCAAATCCGAGCTGTACAACGGTCGGGTCAGTGACGCGGCGATTCGCTGCATTCGCGAAGTGGTGGAGAAATTCATCGAAGGCTTCGCGCCAGTGGCTCTGGACTATGCCGATGCGCGAGTACGTGGGCGTTTGCAACCGAACATGAAACAGGTCGACCGCAGCTTCAGCTGGCACGACTGCGCGCGCTTCATCAAACGCTGCATCGATGCCGCCGATGGCCAGCCCGGCGTGCTGGCGAGCCTGGCCGGCGGTCAGTATTACGTGTACGACGCGCACCTCGATTCGCGCAGCGGCATGCCCGGCGAGATTCTCGCGGTGCATGACGATGCGGTGCTGGTCGCGGCTGGTGATCAGAGTTTGTGGCTTGGTTCGTTGCGACGCAAACCGCAACCCGGCGAAGAAACCTTCAAGCAACCGGCGCGGCACCTGTTGGCCGAGCAATTGGCCGACGTGCCGGTGCTCGACTGGTCGATCGCCACACAGCCGTTCAGTGACGAAGCCTATCAACCGCTGCGGTATCGCGAATCCGGCAACGTCGGTGAGCTGACCTTCGAGTTCTACAACGGCGCCATGAGCACCGAGCAATGCCAGCGCATGGTCGCCGCGCTGCGCTGGGCCAAGTCCCGTGATACTCAAGTGCTGTTGATCAAGGGCGGACGCGGCAGCTTTTCCAACGGCGTGCATTTGAACGTGATTCAAGCCGCGCAGGATCCCGGAGCTGAAGCCTGGGCGAATATTCAGGCGATCGACGATGTCTGCGCAGAACTGCTGACGGCCCGGCAACTGGTGGTCAGCGGTGTCACCGGCAATGCCGGCGCCGGCGGTGTGATGCTCGCACTGGCGGCCGATATTGTGTTTGCCCGCACCGATATCGTGCTCAACCCGCATTACAAGAGCATGGGTTTGTATGGTTCCGAATACTGGACCTACAGCCTGCCCCGCGCGGTCGGCCCGGCCATGGCCGAGCAATTGACCCAGGCGTGTCTGCCGGTGAGCGCGGTACAGGCGTGGCAACTGGGCATGGTCCAGGAAATCGGCCCGCGCTGCCCGGACGAGTTTTCGTTGTGGTTGCTGCAACGGGCCAACGGTGCGGTGAGCGATCCGACCTATGCCGCGGTGCGTGAGCGCAAGGCGCGGTTTGATCAGGTGTTGATCCAGCAATGCCGCGAAACCGAGCTGCAGGAGATGCAGGAGGACATGCTTTACAACCGCAATCAGTTTGCCGAGAAGTGCCGGAACTTCGTGTACAAGCGCAAGGTCTGTGGCACGCCGGCGCGGTTGATTGAGGAGTGGGCGCGGGTGCGTTTGACCGAGTTGGCCAGTTGA
- a CDS encoding LysR family transcriptional regulator gives MDIDLARTFLEIVRHGSLAAAAQKLFVTQTAITARVQKLESQLGSTLFVRNRAGAKLTPNGEAFVIYANQLVQTWEAARRDLPLPEGYHNVLHIGGEVSLCNPLMLSWAAELREKIPGHALRMEIRDGENLLRQLELGVLDAALVYQPEYWPGLQVEQVLEEKLILVRAPERPDPYVYIDWGPDFRRQHDAALPEKAKAALSFNLGPLALQYILEHGGSGYFRTRVVRTYLESGALEAVTKAPEFGYPTYLVYSRDRDSATLQQAFHLLREVIRTDDDWSQRWNPLS, from the coding sequence ATGGACATCGATCTCGCTCGCACCTTTCTGGAAATCGTCCGTCACGGCAGCCTCGCCGCTGCCGCGCAGAAGTTGTTCGTCACACAAACGGCGATCACCGCCCGGGTGCAGAAGCTCGAAAGCCAACTGGGCAGCACACTGTTCGTGCGCAACCGTGCCGGGGCAAAGCTGACGCCCAATGGCGAGGCCTTTGTGATCTACGCCAATCAACTGGTGCAGACCTGGGAAGCCGCGCGCCGTGATCTGCCGCTGCCCGAGGGCTATCACAACGTGCTGCACATCGGCGGCGAAGTCAGCCTGTGCAACCCGTTGATGCTGAGTTGGGCGGCGGAGCTGCGCGAGAAGATTCCCGGGCACGCCCTGCGCATGGAAATCCGCGATGGCGAAAACCTGCTGCGCCAACTGGAACTCGGCGTGCTCGACGCGGCGCTGGTCTATCAGCCGGAATACTGGCCGGGATTGCAGGTCGAGCAAGTGCTGGAAGAAAAACTGATTCTGGTGCGTGCGCCCGAGCGCCCCGATCCCTACGTCTACATCGACTGGGGCCCGGACTTTCGCCGCCAGCATGACGCCGCCCTGCCGGAAAAAGCCAAAGCGGCGCTGAGTTTCAACCTCGGCCCGCTAGCCCTGCAATACATCCTCGAACACGGCGGCAGCGGCTACTTCCGCACCCGTGTGGTACGCACGTATCTGGAAAGCGGCGCCCTGGAAGCAGTGACCAAAGCCCCGGAATTCGGCTACCCGACTTATCTTGTCTACTCACGCGACCGCGATTCGGCAACGCTGCAACAAGCCTTCCATCTGCTGCGCGAAGTGATCCGCACCGATGACGACTGGTCGCAACGCTGGAACCCGCTGAGCTGA
- a CDS encoding SRPBCC family protein, giving the protein MRQTTEAFRSRYRAAIHPLYNPWLHGAFVLLFGVLAIAAFSASVQQVSLLEWLTVPLTLLLFNFGVYMVHRHLGHHKKTFAKMFYARHAGDHHSFFTPGHMTYDSARDWRVILFPAWLIVLHTLVITVPLWWLLAPVNANVAGLFGGCMVLGYLTYEVFHACEHLPADNPLARLPWIRQMRRLHELHHRRERMQERNFNIVLPLMDYLFGTLYWEPETTPLSYSKMPMTRMQHSIDIAGDPIAVLAYAASVGRWPEWHPSSLKIDGPHGPLHAGARFEEDIHAGGREGHLSWEVTEYLPGRRWCARAQGDHGLSLLLTYECSAEGSGARFVRTLDYRFAGLGMRIANHLLLKRRIERESAASMLALRDMAAQYLSSARASA; this is encoded by the coding sequence GTGAGGCAGACCACCGAGGCATTCCGCAGTCGCTACCGTGCGGCCATTCACCCGTTGTACAACCCATGGCTGCACGGTGCCTTCGTGCTGCTGTTCGGTGTGCTGGCCATCGCTGCGTTCTCGGCCAGCGTGCAGCAGGTCAGTCTGCTGGAATGGCTGACGGTGCCGTTGACCCTGCTGTTGTTCAATTTCGGTGTGTACATGGTCCATCGCCATCTCGGCCACCACAAAAAAACCTTCGCGAAAATGTTCTACGCCCGGCACGCGGGCGATCATCACAGCTTCTTCACTCCCGGCCATATGACCTACGACAGTGCGCGTGACTGGCGGGTGATTCTGTTCCCCGCCTGGCTGATTGTGCTGCATACGCTGGTGATCACCGTACCGTTGTGGTGGCTGTTGGCACCGGTAAACGCCAACGTTGCCGGGTTGTTCGGCGGTTGCATGGTGCTGGGTTATCTGACTTACGAAGTGTTTCATGCCTGCGAGCATTTGCCGGCAGACAACCCTTTGGCACGCCTGCCATGGATCCGCCAGATGCGCCGTTTGCATGAGCTGCATCACCGCCGCGAACGCATGCAGGAGCGCAATTTCAACATCGTCCTGCCGCTGATGGACTACCTGTTCGGCACCCTGTACTGGGAGCCGGAAACCACCCCTTTGAGCTATTCGAAAATGCCCATGACCCGCATGCAGCACAGCATCGATATCGCTGGCGATCCCATTGCCGTACTGGCCTACGCCGCCAGTGTCGGTCGCTGGCCTGAGTGGCACCCCTCGTCGCTGAAAATCGACGGCCCACACGGCCCGCTGCATGCCGGCGCGCGCTTTGAAGAAGACATTCATGCCGGCGGCCGTGAAGGCCATTTGAGTTGGGAAGTCACCGAGTACTTGCCCGGTCGGCGCTGGTGCGCGCGGGCGCAAGGTGATCATGGATTGTCGTTGCTGCTGACCTATGAATGCAGCGCCGAAGGCAGCGGCGCGCGATTTGTGCGCACACTGGATTATCGCTTCGCCGGTCTGGGCATGCGCATCGCCAATCACCTGCTGCTCAAGCGCCGCATCGAGCGCGAATCTGCCGCGTCGATGCTGGCGCTGCGCGACATGGCCGCCCAGTACCTGTCATCGGCGAGGGCCAGCGCGTGA
- a CDS encoding SMP-30/gluconolactonase/LRE family protein, which produces MKLRHLLLLLILIVIAFLLLMPTKVEPVAWTPSPAPSLKEGIYAENQKLKGAAQVGPSDIEGPEALLLESDFLITGLHDGRLIRTSLDGQQRKVLADTGGRPLGLARHPNGMLVIADGVKGLLSLDAQGQLIPLTTEANGLGFGFTDDVAIDKSGHYAYFSDASSRWGYGHDGEAIIEHGGDGRLLRYDFQSGKTSVLLDRLEFANGVTLGPDDAYVLVNETGAYRISRYWLTGPKAGTHDLFIDNLPGLPDNLAFNGSNRFWVALYAPRNALLDGTAGHPFVRKMIVRALRVLPKPVEKRGFVLGLDLDGKVIANLQDASSGNYSPITTVREYGPWLYFGSLKATHMARMPLDAALK; this is translated from the coding sequence GTGAAGCTACGGCATCTGTTGTTGCTGCTGATCCTTATCGTCATCGCGTTCTTATTGTTGATGCCAACCAAAGTCGAACCCGTGGCCTGGACGCCGTCGCCTGCGCCATCGCTGAAAGAAGGCATTTACGCCGAGAATCAGAAACTCAAAGGCGCAGCGCAGGTCGGGCCGAGCGACATCGAAGGGCCGGAAGCGTTGCTGCTGGAAAGTGACTTCTTGATCACCGGACTGCACGACGGCCGACTGATCCGTACCAGCCTCGACGGCCAGCAACGCAAAGTACTCGCCGACACCGGTGGCCGTCCGCTCGGATTGGCCCGACATCCGAACGGCATGCTGGTGATCGCTGATGGGGTCAAGGGCTTGCTGTCCCTTGATGCGCAAGGTCAGTTGATTCCTTTGACCACGGAGGCCAATGGTCTGGGCTTCGGTTTCACCGATGATGTGGCCATCGACAAGTCCGGGCATTACGCCTATTTCAGCGATGCATCCAGTCGCTGGGGTTATGGCCATGACGGCGAGGCAATCATCGAGCACGGCGGCGACGGACGTCTGCTGCGCTATGACTTCCAGAGCGGTAAAACCAGTGTGCTGCTGGACAGACTGGAGTTCGCCAACGGCGTGACCCTCGGCCCCGATGACGCCTATGTGCTGGTCAACGAAACCGGCGCTTATCGCATCAGCCGTTACTGGCTGACCGGTCCGAAAGCCGGCACTCACGACCTGTTCATCGACAATCTGCCTGGGCTGCCGGACAACCTGGCATTCAATGGCAGCAACCGGTTCTGGGTGGCGTTGTATGCGCCGCGCAATGCTCTGCTGGATGGCACTGCGGGGCATCCGTTCGTGCGCAAGATGATCGTGCGGGCGCTGAGGGTTTTACCGAAACCGGTGGAGAAACGCGGGTTTGTGCTGGGCCTGGACCTGGATGGCAAGGTGATTGCCAATCTGCAGGATGCGAGCAGTGGCAATTACTCGCCGATTACCACGGTGCGCGAGTATGGGCCGTGGTTGTATTTTGGCTCGTTGAAGGCCACACATATGGCGCGGATGCCGTTGGATGCGGCCCTGAAGTGA
- a CDS encoding DUF465 domain-containing protein, with the protein MPVPHDLFQDLSCTKEEIQQKRTQDPRLDSLINKYSQADAEVVKAETATSDAPTDDALKKLKEKRLKVKDEIVSHLQAPS; encoded by the coding sequence ATGCCGGTTCCCCATGACCTGTTTCAGGACTTGAGTTGCACGAAGGAAGAGATCCAGCAAAAACGCACCCAGGATCCACGACTGGATTCACTGATCAACAAGTATTCCCAAGCCGACGCCGAAGTGGTCAAGGCCGAAACGGCCACTTCAGATGCTCCCACCGACGACGCATTGAAAAAGCTCAAAGAAAAGCGCTTGAAGGTCAAAGACGAAATCGTCAGCCATTTGCAGGCCCCGTCCTGA
- a CDS encoding DUF4142 domain-containing protein: MDGFNLRHLVLAVALSSGMGSAFAATDNDFVDNAAAGGIAEIETSRLALEKSQSADIKAFANMMITDHGKANDELATIAKANDIEVPDTTTLVKQAKEKILEVRDESFDAAYANNQVKAHEETIELFKKQANTVTDDKVKGATELKAFAQKMLPGLEKHLAAAKELQAKHPSK; the protein is encoded by the coding sequence ATGGACGGATTCAACCTGCGTCATCTGGTTTTGGCTGTCGCTTTGAGCAGCGGCATGGGCAGTGCTTTCGCCGCGACGGACAATGACTTCGTCGATAACGCCGCAGCCGGTGGCATCGCCGAAATCGAAACCAGCCGTCTGGCCCTGGAAAAAAGCCAATCGGCAGACATCAAGGCGTTCGCCAACATGATGATCACCGATCACGGCAAGGCCAATGACGAACTGGCGACCATTGCCAAGGCCAATGACATCGAAGTCCCGGACACCACAACCCTGGTCAAACAGGCCAAGGAAAAAATCCTCGAAGTGCGCGATGAGTCCTTTGATGCCGCTTACGCCAACAATCAGGTGAAGGCGCACGAAGAGACCATCGAACTGTTCAAGAAACAGGCCAATACCGTGACCGATGACAAGGTTAAAGGCGCTACTGAACTGAAAGCGTTTGCGCAGAAAATGCTGCCGGGGCTGGAAAAACATTTGGCCGCCGCAAAAGAATTGCAGGCCAAGCATCCGAGCAAGTAA
- a CDS encoding STAS domain-containing protein, with protein MAALQNSTLDAMKNKQAQLLSEWVNGLETSGATRNLKGHDIQQQTGEFLQLVINGLQNDNGTNVAAPGWETTRQFLEKLSHSRALLGQDSQQTASFIFALKGPLFNLLQSHYKDQPALLAEQLWEVSELLDAFGMHTIRTFQKSREAVIKRQQEELLELSTPVVKLWDGVLALPMIGTLDSQRTQVVMESLLQRIVDTGSEIAIIDITGVPTVDTLVAQHLLKTVTAIRLMGADCIISGVRPQIAQTIVHLGLDLQGVVTKANLADALKLALTRLGVSLVKTV; from the coding sequence ATGGCAGCACTGCAGAACAGCACACTCGATGCGATGAAAAACAAACAAGCACAACTGCTGAGTGAATGGGTCAACGGACTGGAAACCAGCGGTGCCACGCGTAATCTGAAAGGCCACGACATACAGCAACAAACCGGCGAATTCCTGCAACTGGTGATCAATGGTCTGCAAAACGACAACGGCACCAATGTGGCCGCGCCGGGTTGGGAAACCACCCGCCAGTTCCTCGAAAAGCTCTCCCACAGCCGCGCCCTGCTCGGCCAGGACTCGCAGCAGACCGCGAGTTTCATCTTCGCCCTCAAAGGCCCGCTGTTTAACCTGCTCCAAAGTCATTACAAAGACCAACCGGCGCTGCTGGCCGAACAACTCTGGGAAGTGTCCGAGCTGCTCGACGCGTTCGGCATGCACACCATCCGCACCTTTCAGAAATCCCGCGAAGCGGTGATCAAGCGTCAACAGGAAGAACTGCTGGAGCTGTCGACCCCGGTGGTCAAGCTGTGGGACGGCGTGCTGGCGCTACCGATGATCGGCACCCTCGACTCGCAACGCACGCAAGTGGTGATGGAATCGCTGCTGCAACGCATCGTCGACACCGGTTCGGAAATCGCCATCATCGACATCACCGGCGTGCCGACCGTCGACACTCTGGTTGCCCAGCACCTGCTGAAGACTGTCACCGCGATCCGCCTGATGGGCGCCGACTGCATCATCAGCGGCGTACGTCCGCAAATCGCACAAACCATCGTCCACCTCGGCCTCGACCTGCAAGGCGTGGTGACCAAAGCCAATCTGGCCGATGCATTGAAACTGGCCCTGACCCGTCTGGGTGTCAGCCTCGTCAAGACGGTTTAA
- a CDS encoding STAS domain-containing protein produces MERIPILQMGEFLLVTIQVDMHDQLALTLQDDLSERISKTSARGVLIDISALDMVDSFIGRMIGTISGLSKIMDAETVLVGMQPAVAITLVELGMTLPGVSTALNVERGMKLLRERVALQ; encoded by the coding sequence ATGGAACGTATCCCGATTCTGCAAATGGGCGAATTTCTGCTGGTGACCATTCAGGTCGACATGCATGACCAACTCGCCCTCACCCTGCAAGATGACTTGTCCGAGCGCATCAGCAAGACCTCGGCGCGGGGCGTGCTGATCGACATCTCCGCGCTGGACATGGTCGACTCGTTCATTGGCCGGATGATCGGCACGATTTCCGGCCTGTCGAAAATCATGGACGCCGAAACTGTACTGGTGGGCATGCAACCGGCAGTGGCGATTACTTTGGTGGAACTTGGCATGACGTTGCCCGGCGTCAGTACCGCACTGAATGTCGAGCGCGGGATGAAGCTGCTCCGGGAACGAGTAGCGCTGCAATGA
- a CDS encoding anti-sigma regulatory factor yields MTVRSSGTQPIHIEQDVVLARQTARKLATECGMRLIDLTKMVTAVSELARNTMVYGGGGDMDWQILDEDHKVGLRLTFRDEGPGIPDLKLAMTDGWTSGSGMGLGLTGAKRLVEEFELDTEPGKGTRITITRWT; encoded by the coding sequence ATGACCGTACGCAGCAGCGGTACTCAACCCATCCACATCGAGCAGGATGTCGTGCTCGCGCGCCAGACCGCGCGCAAGTTGGCGACGGAGTGCGGCATGCGTCTGATCGACCTGACCAAAATGGTCACGGCGGTCAGCGAACTGGCGCGCAACACCATGGTTTACGGTGGCGGCGGCGACATGGACTGGCAGATTCTCGATGAGGATCACAAAGTCGGTCTGCGCTTGACCTTTCGCGACGAAGGCCCGGGCATTCCCGACCTGAAACTGGCGATGACCGACGGCTGGACCTCGGGCAGCGGCATGGGCCTGGGCTTGACCGGCGCCAAACGTCTGGTCGAAGAGTTCGAACTGGACACCGAGCCCGGCAAAGGCACGCGCATAACGATTACCCGATGGACATGA
- a CDS encoding ATP-binding protein, protein MNIVGSLTQVLLVEDSSQIGHARRTAQQLAEQHGFDERDAGRVALVATELASNVLKHATHGELHLRVLPRPAGFGIEMLAVDRAQGFDLEACVADGFSTGGTQGIGLGAVSRQTEVFDVYADGRGAVLLARLYPRTDRDPDIRYGVSQHSLHNDPACGDVWHLKYEGASISALVIDGLGHGEEAERAGRAGAQAFALTPFADPVMLMEDMHRDMIGTRGGAVAFSQFDGRRDNLTFAGVGNIGASLIAADKSRGLASHPGIVGVQYRKARPFDYAHVNGHLLIMYSDGLQSRWNLQDYPGLVHRHPAVIASVLHRDFSRGRDDATVLVVALEAAHG, encoded by the coding sequence ATGAATATCGTCGGGTCGCTGACCCAGGTTCTGTTGGTCGAGGACAGCAGTCAGATCGGTCATGCCCGGCGCACCGCGCAGCAACTCGCTGAACAGCATGGCTTTGATGAGCGCGATGCCGGGCGGGTCGCTCTGGTTGCCACGGAATTGGCCAGTAATGTGCTCAAGCACGCTACGCACGGCGAATTGCATCTGCGGGTATTACCTCGGCCTGCGGGTTTCGGTATTGAAATGCTCGCGGTGGATCGCGCTCAGGGTTTTGATCTGGAGGCCTGCGTGGCCGACGGATTCTCCACCGGTGGCACGCAAGGTATCGGCCTCGGCGCAGTTTCGCGGCAGACCGAGGTATTTGACGTCTATGCCGACGGCCGTGGCGCGGTACTGTTGGCGCGTCTTTACCCGCGTACCGACCGCGATCCGGATATCCGTTATGGCGTCAGCCAGCACTCGTTGCACAACGATCCGGCCTGCGGTGACGTTTGGCACCTGAAGTATGAAGGCGCCAGCATCAGCGCACTGGTGATCGATGGCCTCGGGCATGGCGAGGAAGCCGAACGCGCCGGGCGTGCGGGGGCTCAAGCCTTTGCCCTGACACCGTTTGCCGATCCGGTGATGCTGATGGAGGACATGCACCGCGACATGATCGGCACGCGTGGCGGCGCTGTCGCGTTTAGCCAGTTCGACGGCAGGCGCGACAACCTGACCTTCGCTGGCGTGGGCAATATTGGCGCCAGTCTGATCGCCGCAGACAAATCGCGAGGTCTGGCCTCGCACCCGGGTATCGTCGGCGTGCAATACCGAAAAGCCCGGCCTTTTGACTATGCTCACGTGAACGGACATCTATTGATCATGTACAGCGACGGCTTGCAGTCCCGTTGGAATCTACAAGACTACCCCGGCCTGGTGCATCGCCACCCCGCTGTGATAGCCAGCGTCCTGCACCGCGACTTCAGTCGCGGGCGTGACGATGCAACAGTATTGGTCGTTGCCCTGGAGGCCGCCCATGGCTGA
- a CDS encoding ATP-binding protein translates to MAESPMLSNAEQAALIAQLQSETVALREELDETNQGVLALYAELDEQAEELRQASDLKSRFLSYMSHEFRTPLGSILSINSLLADELDGPLSPEQHKQVAFVSTAARELSDMVDDLLDLAKIEAGRITISPAWFDMFDLFSALRGMFRPIVDASAVDLIFEEPVGLPRLYTDDKKLGQILRNFISNSLKFTTRGEVRVSARLEGVDKVRFAVSDTGIGIAAELHGALFEDFSQVDSPLQKRLRGTGLGLSLCKRFAALLGGEVGLESTPGVGSTFFVIIPLAIALENVDET, encoded by the coding sequence ATGGCTGAGTCACCGATGTTGAGCAATGCCGAACAGGCCGCGCTCATCGCGCAGTTGCAGAGCGAAACAGTGGCTTTGCGCGAAGAGCTCGACGAAACCAATCAGGGCGTGCTGGCGCTGTATGCCGAACTCGACGAACAAGCTGAAGAATTACGCCAGGCCTCAGATCTGAAAAGTCGCTTTCTGTCATACATGAGCCATGAATTCCGCACGCCACTGGGCTCGATCCTCAGCATCAACAGCCTGCTCGCCGACGAACTCGACGGCCCGCTCAGCCCTGAACAACACAAGCAGGTCGCGTTCGTCAGCACCGCTGCCCGCGAGTTGAGCGACATGGTCGATGACCTGCTCGACCTGGCGAAGATCGAGGCCGGGCGCATCACGATTTCCCCGGCGTGGTTCGACATGTTCGATCTGTTCTCCGCGCTGCGCGGGATGTTCCGGCCGATTGTCGATGCCTCCGCCGTCGATCTGATCTTCGAAGAACCGGTCGGTTTGCCTCGCCTGTACACCGACGACAAGAAACTCGGGCAAATCCTGCGCAACTTCATTTCCAATTCGCTGAAGTTCACTACCCGTGGCGAAGTGCGGGTGTCCGCGCGCCTCGAAGGCGTGGACAAGGTGCGTTTTGCCGTCAGCGACACTGGAATCGGTATCGCTGCGGAGCTGCATGGTGCATTGTTCGAGGACTTTTCCCAGGTCGACTCGCCACTGCAGAAACGTCTGCGCGGCACCGGGCTAGGCCTGTCACTGTGCAAACGCTTCGCGGCCCTGCTCGGCGGTGAAGTCGGGCTGGAAAGCACGCCGGGGGTCGGTTCGACCTTCTTCGTGATCATCCCGTTGGCGATCGCTCTGGAGAATGTCGATGAAACGTGA